The genomic window TTTATAAAGATATATAATATCCATAATTATTCTTTAAAAGAGTATAATGTAAAAGATAAGAATGGTTTTGAAAGACCAAATATAGTTTTTAAGATAAATTTCAATAGGGAAAAGAGTTTACATATTATTTCCCATCTGGATACAGTACCTGAAGGGGATATAAAATTATGGGAAACCCCTCCTTATGAACCAGTTATAAAAGATGGAAAAATTTATGGAAGAGGTGCTGAAGACAATCATAAAGCTATTGTTTCATCTCTCTTATTAATCCCTTTAATTTATGAAAGTGGATTAAATCCAAAATATAATTTGTCATTGATATTTGTATCTGATGAAGAAGCTGGAAGTGAATATGGATTAAAATATTTATTAAACTTTGAAAATGAGATATTTAAAAAAGATGATATTATCATTGTCCCAGATTTTAGTTCTAAAAATGGAGAACTTATTGAAATTGGAGAAAAAGGAATCTTATGGGTGCTCTTCTCTTTTATAGGTAGTCAATGTCATGGTAGCACTCCAGAAGAAGGATTAAATTCTAATCTTATAGCTTTTAACTTCTCTAATTTATTATATAATAAACTGTATAATAAATACAACAAAAGGGATGAAATCTTCCTCCCCCCTTATTCAACATTTGAACCTACAATAGTTAAAAATAATGTAACAAATCCTAACACTATCCCAGGATATACTGAAGTAGCTTTTGATTGCAGAATTCTGCCATGTTATAAGATAGATGATATATTAGAAGATATTAAAAAAGCTATAAATGAATTTGATTTTAAAAAATATATAAATTATTTCTCTGGAGAACCAAAAATTGAATATAAAATTCTACAGAGACAGGAACCAAATTACACTGATAAACAGTCTGAAACAATAGAAGAGCTAAAAAGGGCTATTAAAAATGTATTACATGTAGAACCAAAGCTTTGTGGTATGGGAGGGGGAACAGTTGCAGCATTTTTAAGATATAAAGGATATAATGTTGCAGTTTGGGGTATTGGCGAAGGAACTGCACATCAACCTAATGAGCATATAAAAATAGAGGATCTAATAAAGATGGCTAAAGTTTTCTATGAGATCTTGAAATGAGTAATAACCATAGTATGTTTTTCTCATCTTTTTTATAATTTCTGTTGAGTTTAAATTTTCTTTTTGTATATCTAACAATTCTTTTGGTATTTTTCCTTTTTTTATTTTTTTAGTTGATATATATTTTCCCTTTTTTGTTAAAATATCTTTTAGAATCATTTTATTTTTTTCTCTTTCATTTATAATTTCCTCCTTTCTAGCATTTAATTTCTTATCTCTATATGGTAAAGCTGTTATGGATAATGCTATAACTCTCTCATCAACTTCATTTATCCTTTTACTCCATCTGTTCTTATAAGCTAAAGATATACACCTTTTTCTATCTAAACTCTCTTCTTCAGAAATGATAAATGAGTTATCAACTAAAGCAGATCTAAATGGTATTGATGAGGAATAGGATAATAAAACCCCACCATTTTTTAATCTAAGATAAACCTCTCTTAAAAAATCATATGTATAGAGTGTAGGATCTCTCTTTGGAGAGAAAGCATCATGAAAAACTATATCATAACAAGATTGTGACTTTTTAATAAACTTCCTAGCATCCTCTATATACAATTTTATATTTTCATGTTCAGATTTATAATTTGGTAGGAAATGCTCCCTTATTTTATCCTTTATTATCTCATGTTCTTCAAATGGTATATCTAAGAATAGAGATAGGAATAATACTTCTTCAGAAATTTCAACCATGTCTATTTTAGCTCTTTTATTAAAGTGTAAAGCTGCAACAGCATTATAACAAAGCCCACTACAGAGATCCAATATTTTTGGCTCTTTCATTTTTTCTAAGTTAGAAGGTTTAACAAATTTATAAATAGCTTCAGTCAAAGCTCCAATTCTGGAGTGCATCATCTCATTTATATCCTCTGAAACTAATGTTAAACTCCCGTCTTCTGTCTCCACTAACAAATTTTTCTCTTTTAATTCATTTATTATCTTACCCTTAATATAATCCTCATTTTCTAAATTATACTTCTTAATGTATTTTCTTATTATAGATAGAGCTTTACTATTTACTAACAATTATATCACTCTTTCAAGTTTTTCAACTACCTTATATATGTCCTCTTCTTTAACCCCAATAGCGGAATTTACAACAATATAATCATAAGGGTATTCTCCTAAATAGCAGGTTCCAAATTTATCATTCTTTCTAACCCCTCTTGGGCCTGTTATTCTCAAATTATACAATTTTGCAGCAACTTCAACAGGATCTTTTTTTGTAGTTATAGCTGAAGAAATTGGATTTTTTACATTTAAAACTTTTTCTCCTTTTTTCTCTGCAAGTTCATTTAATAAATTATCTAACAACTTCTTACACTCTTTTTGCTTTTTCATTAAATCTAAATATTTATTCATACCTAAAGATAAGAAGGATATCAATATATTAACCACTGGTGTAGCACAAGCCCTTCCTGGATAACAGAGAGAGGTTTCTCTCAAAAATTCTTTATCTCTTGAATAAATAATACCCCCTCCAATGGGTGTGAATAGATTTTTATCTGAAGAACTAACAACAGCATCAACCCTATATTTAAATGCCTTATTTAATTTATCAATGTAGAATTTGTTTTGAATAGCATAAGCTCCATTAATTATATGAGGGATATTAAATTCCTCACAGATTTTTGAGATTTCTATAACATCATCACTTTCTCTTGGAGGAAAAAATGTTAAAGTACTTAAAACACAGGGGTTATTATTTTCTTTTATCTCCTTTTTTATAGCATTCTCTATATCAGAAACATCAACTCTAACAGCATCTTCATAAAGTTTTGTCTCAACTAATCTCATTCTCATACCTATAAAAGAAGTAGCTTTTATTGGGCTTTTATGTGATGCATATGGGTAAATAACAACATTTGAATAATATCTTTTCCTTGCTGCACTTAAGCATAATGCCAAAGACATTCCAGTTGCTACTGGAGTAGCTATTGCATTAACTTTTAATCCCAAATTTTTCAAAAAATTTTCTAAAATCTTGTTAGTTAGGGCATACATTATACTTGCCCCTGGGGCTTTAGGTTGGGCATCAATTAAATTTCCACTCCTACCAATACCATGACAAAACCCTGCAACAAGTTCATTTTGAATTCTTGAAGCAATTCTTGCTTCCCTTTCTCCTATTTGAATAACTTTAGGATCTTTATCAGTATCCATTAAAGATAAGATTTTTAATAGAAGTTTTATTTTATCATCATCTAAACCTTCCTTTGGGATTTTTCTCTGATTAAAAATCTCCTCTATTATATTTAAATTATCTTTTAAAGTTAATTTTCCTCTTTTTTCCATATTTTCTGGAATGAGTCCAGTAAAATTTAAATTGAGCATAATATCATCCTCAAAATAAAATTAATCAATCTTCATTATAATATGGAAACTATATATAAACTTCTTTCCTAACATTTTTGTTAATCTAATATAATTAACATAAAGGTTAAATAGTAATGTATTATAATTAACACAATGAAAGATTTGAGGTGGAGGTATGAAAAAATTTACCATTTTAATTTTAACTGTGGGGTTTCTACTTATAACACTATGTGGATGTACAGAGAAAACACATGACTCTCAAAACAGTGCAAAAATCTACGAAGGGCATAGCATTATAGTCTTATGTGGGGCTGGTTTGATAAAACCTATGGAAGAATTGAAAAGAAATTTTGAAAACAAAACTGGAGCAAAAGTAAATGTTCATTATGGAGGTAGTGCTGAATTATTTGGAATCTTAAAAACAACTGGTGGGGATGTGTTTATCCCAGGGGCATATAAATACACAAAAGATGCTATGGATATAGGGTTGATTTTAAATGACACTGTTAAAAACATAACTTACCATATCCCAGTTATTATAGTTCCAAAAGGAAATCCTAAGAATATTAAAGATTTAAATGACTTAACAAAACCAGGAGTTAGAATAGCAATAGGAGATCCTAAATCCTCTGCAATTGGAAAAGTATCTGTAAAAATATTTGAAAAGAACAAGATTTGGGAAAAGGTAAAACCAAATATTGTAGTATATGCTCCAACAGTTAATCAGCTTTTAATATATGTGGCAACTAAACAAGTTGATGCAGCCATCATTTGGGAGGATATGACTACATGGTCACAGGCAAAAGGAAAAATAGAGGTTATTGAGATTCCAAAAGATAAAAACATAATAAAAACAATCCCAACAGCAGTTACAACAAAAGCTAAGGATTTGGAAGTTGCAAAAGCATTTAACAATTACATTTCAAGTGATGAGGCAAAAACAATATGGGAAAAATGGGGGTTTAAACCATGCAGGTAATTTCTTTTAGAAAATTCTGTATATTTATTGCGCTCTTACTAACATCACTACTTTTCATAGCAATTATCTCACTGTTTTTAGTCCCAAATCCAAAAGATGTATTGTCCTCAATAAGAACTAAAGAAATGATTTACTCTTTAAAACTTTCAATCATAACTTCTCTAATTTCAACTTTCACTGTAATGTTATTATCAATACCCGCAGGTTATGCATTATCAAGATATTCATTTAAAGGAAAAAATATGGTTAAATCCATACTTGACTTACCTATAGCATTTCCAGAGTTGGTTTTAGGTTTAGCATTGTTACTCCTCTTTGGTCAAACCTATATTGGAAAGTTTCTTGAGAGCATAGGAATACATGTGGTTTTTACAAAACTTGGTATAATTGTTGCTCAGGTATTTACAGCATTACCTTATGGTATAAGGATAATTTACTCCACATTTGAAGAGATAAGCCCAAGGTATGAATTTGTTTCAAGGGCTCTTGGATATAACGAACTTGAAACATTTATAAATGTAACACTGCCCTTAGCAAAGAATGGATTATTTGCCTCTACAATCATAACTTTTGCAAGGTGCATGGGAGCATTTGGAGCAGTTCTTATACTTGCAGGAGGTTCTTACTGTTATACAGAAACACTTCCAATAACACTCTACTTAAACATATCCTATGGAAATATAGGGATGGCAATTACAAGTGGAATTGTTTTAGTTATAATATCATTCATTGCAATATTTGCATTTGAAAAATTGGAAAGTAGCATGAGAAAAGGAGAAAATAAAATTTAATCCTTATTTAGGGTGAGAATAAATGTCATTTATCCAATTAGAAAATGTGAATATTAAATTAGGGGAATTTCATCTTAAAGATTGTAGTTTAAGTGTTGAAGAAGGAGATTATTTTACAATTATTGGTCCTACTGGGAGTGGTAAAACTATATTGTTGGAAACAATAGCAGGTTTTTATAAACCTGATAGTGGTAGAATAATTATGAATGGTATAGATATAACTGAACTTCCACCAGAAAAAAGAAATATAAGTATAGTTTATCAAGATTGTATGCTTTTTCCAAATATGAATGTTTTTGATAATATAGCATATGGTTTGAGGAAAAAAATTAAAGATAAAGAAACAATAAAAAATGAAGTCATCCATATCGCAAAAATTTTAGATATTGAACATCTCTTAGATAGATATCCAACAACACTTAGTGGTGGGGAGATTCAAAGAACTGCAATAGCAAGAGCTCTTATTGTTAAACCAAAACTCCTTCTTATGGATGAGCCTTTTAGTGCATTAGATGTGAAAACAAAAGAGAAATTAAGAAATCTCTTAAAGAAGGTTATTGATGAATATAACACCACAGTTATCCATGTAACCCATGATCTTGATGATGTTTGGAGTTTAGCTAATAAAGTTGCTGTTATGAGGTATGGAAAAATTCTTCAAATTGGTACGCCTGAGGAGATATTTAATAAACCTCTTCCAAATTTTGTAGCAGATTTTGTAGGAACAAATGTATTGACTGCTGAGGTTATTGGAAAAGAAGGAAATTTAACAGTTTTAAATGTTAATGGTTTAACTATTTATTCCACTGATAAATTGGATTTAAATGATAAACTTATAAAGATTTCAATTAGACCTGAAAAAATTATAATTTTAAATGGACATAATAATCCTAACAAGAAAAATATTTTCACTGGAAAAGTTAAACAAGTTATTAAAAAAGGGTATTTTATATGTTTAGTTGTAGATATAAATGGCATAAATATAAATATAACAATTACACCAAATACACATTTATTAGATTTTAAAGAAGGTGATGAGATAGATATACTAATCAAACCAGAAGATGTCCACATCATAAAATATTAAAATAGGTTAGGATTTTTATCTACTGAAATGTATAATTGCCCTTTTGGTTTCTCATTAACAAAATCTCCTGTTAATTTATAAAATTTACCTTCTACTTTAACTCCAGGATCTTTTTTCTTTAATTTTATTACAGGATTTTCTACAATACCTTCATATTTAAATGATGGTAATAAATCTTCTACCTCACCATAAACTACTATAGCCCCAGCTTTCATTTCTCCCCCTAACCTTGGCCCAACATTTCCATTAACAAATATAATTCCTCCATTTTGATGTATTCCTAAATACATTCCTGCATTTCCTTTAATGTGTATTTCCCCTCCATTCATAAACTCTCCAGCTTCTGATCCAATATTTCCTTCAACAATTATTTTTCCTCCACTCATCCCTCTCCAATCTCCTCTATATGATGAACCTAAATAGTTTTTAGCATTACCTTTAATAATAAGCTCTCCTCCTTTTAAATTCATTCCAGCCCATGAATCTGCATTTCCTTCAACAATTATTTTTCCTCCTTTCATCTCTGCCCCTACACCTATTCCTGCATCACCTTCAACTACAATCTCTCCTTTTGTCATTTTAGCTCCAATATACTTTAACTTCATTGTTGAGTTTTTTATAATTATTCTTGGCTCACTATCTATCTCATTTAATTCAATATCGAAAATATCTTCTAATTTAACAATTTTTTTTCCACAGTAGAGTTTTATATCTTTTATTTCATCAATTTTCATACTTTCTATTTTTTCTGGTAATACAGGATCCATCTCTACAGGAGAAACTAACTCTTTCTTTAGCTCCAATATCAACTCTTTCATCATTTCACCAAAAAAGTTTTTAGTTAATATCTGTAGCATCTATTTTAATAACTCTCCAGCTTCTTGCATATTCATCAGAAACTGGATAGTTATCAAGATTTACTGAGTAATATCTCTTAAACTTCTCTTCTAGATCTTTTTCAACCTCTTTCATTATATCTTCTCCAACTTGAACATCTAAGTAAATTGTATCTCCAAAGACCTCTTTAACAATTTCTCCATCTTTAACAACAATTTCTCCTCTCTTTAATACATATTTAGCAAATCTGAAAGCTCTTTCAATTTTTTTACCATCCTTTTCTTCTGGATCTATTTTATATATAGCAATATCTGCCTCTGCCCCCACACCAAGATGTCCTTTAAATTCACTAATTCCTAAAACCTTAGCTGGGTTAGCCCTTGTTACTTTAGCTATATCATATAAATCATACTCTTTATCAACATCTGCTATTCTTGCTCTCTCAACAGCCCATTTATGAACCTTATTTAACCATTCATCTCTATACTTCTTGCTCATCAACCATGCTATTATTCTTGGATATCTTGTAAATGGTCCTGCATTTGGATGATCTGTTGATAGAATTAACTTATCTACATCAGTGTAAAGGAACAATTCTAAACCAATAGCCCACTGTAATGCATAAACTGGACCTTTTGGAGAGTAAATAAATGGCACTACTCCTGAACCTGTTTCTAATTCAACATCACAGTTAGCCCACTTTAATTTATTTGTTCTATGTAAATCATATTCCATAGGTCCATCAGCAGTCATAGTTGTAGTTTCATCCAATGTTATTTGCCCAACATCTATCATAATGTGTTTAGATTTATTAACATACTCAGCAATTTCCACCCCTCTTGCCTCAAAATCTTTCCAAGAAGTTCCACCATAAGAGTGGAATTGAGCATGAGTATTATAATAAGATGTTTCTCTCTCTCCAATCCTTGGTTTGGCTTTTACATCTTCTAATAATTTCATAGTTTCTATTGTTGTTTCCCAATTTCCTGGATGTCCTAAATTGTTTGGATGTACATGAATAGAGTGGGGTAAGCCAAGCATCTCATTTACAATTCCCAAACCTTTAACAATTTCTCTTGGAGTTATGTCAAACCCTGGAACTGGATCATCTAAGCTTGTAACATTTAGCCCCCATCCCCAAGCTTCTGTTCCTCCTGGATTAACAATTTTTATAGCATAACCTCTTGTAGCTCTTAATACCCAAGCCACATAAGCTGCTAAAGCTTTATAATCTTTTTCTATTAAATACTGGAAAACAAACCAATTGTTTCCAAAAAGTGGATAAGCAGCTTTATCTATTTGTGGAGTGTCATAAAATTCTTCATGAACGTGCCTTGCTAATAATGGAGGCATTGCTGGCTCAAAAACTGTTGTATAACCCATTTCACAGTATTGATACCCTGTTTTATATGTTGATGGGACAGAAAACCCTGTTCCTGATTTTAATCCCTCTTTTTTATATACATCTTTAACACTATCCTCAGGTCTAAATATTCTACCAACATTAACTTTTGGTCCTGCAATGTGGCTATGGGGATCTACCCCCCCAGGCATTACTACACAGCCAGAAGCATCAATAACTTTAGCATTTTCAGAAACTTTTTCAACTATTTTTCCATCTTTAACACATATATCCATTTTTTCTCCATTAACACCATTTAAAGGATCATAAACAATTCCATTTTTTATTATGTATTCCATAATTTCACCTTTATTTTATGTAATATTTTTTCATAAGCTCTTCCATACTTAACACTTCTTCATCAGTTTTTTCTACTTCAACATAATAGTCATAATCTCCTTTAAAATATGGCATTCCTGTACTATCAGTGTAAGGATGAACTACAAGATTAGCCCAAGGTCCCATAGGGATGTATATGCTTCCTTCAGGTAATCTTTCATTAGCTTTTTTAACATAAACAACAACTTCTCCAAACTCAGATTTTACTTTAATTTTATCTCCTTCTTTAACATTAAGCTTTTTCATGTCTTCTTCATTCATATAGGCAATTGCAGCAGCTTTTCTATATAACTCTAAATTTTTTCCAGCCTCTATTCCCTGACCTTGCCAAATAGTTCTACCAGTGTTAAGCTTAAACTTCATTATTTCACCTAAATCAATTTAA from Methanocaldococcus villosus KIN24-T80 includes these protein-coding regions:
- the fwdC gene encoding tungsten-dependent formylmethanofuran dehydrogenase subunit FwdC encodes the protein MKELILELKKELVSPVEMDPVLPEKIESMKIDEIKDIKLYCGKKIVKLEDIFDIELNEIDSEPRIIIKNSTMKLKYIGAKMTKGEIVVEGDAGIGVGAEMKGGKIIVEGNADSWAGMNLKGGELIIKGNAKNYLGSSYRGDWRGMSGGKIIVEGNIGSEAGEFMNGGEIHIKGNAGMYLGIHQNGGIIFVNGNVGPRLGGEMKAGAIVVYGEVEDLLPSFKYEGIVENPVIKLKKKDPGVKVEGKFYKLTGDFVNEKPKGQLYISVDKNPNLF
- a CDS encoding ABC transporter permease, which gives rise to MQVISFRKFCIFIALLLTSLLFIAIISLFLVPNPKDVLSSIRTKEMIYSLKLSIITSLISTFTVMLLSIPAGYALSRYSFKGKNMVKSILDLPIAFPELVLGLALLLLFGQTYIGKFLESIGIHVVFTKLGIIVAQVFTALPYGIRIIYSTFEEISPRYEFVSRALGYNELETFINVTLPLAKNGLFASTIITFARCMGAFGAVLILAGGSYCYTETLPITLYLNISYGNIGMAITSGIVLVIISFIAIFAFEKLESSMRKGENKI
- the spcS gene encoding O-phosphoseryl-tRNA(Sec) selenium transferase — translated: MLNLNFTGLIPENMEKRGKLTLKDNLNIIEEIFNQRKIPKEGLDDDKIKLLLKILSLMDTDKDPKVIQIGEREARIASRIQNELVAGFCHGIGRSGNLIDAQPKAPGASIMYALTNKILENFLKNLGLKVNAIATPVATGMSLALCLSAARKRYYSNVVIYPYASHKSPIKATSFIGMRMRLVETKLYEDAVRVDVSDIENAIKKEIKENNNPCVLSTLTFFPPRESDDVIEISKICEEFNIPHIINGAYAIQNKFYIDKLNKAFKYRVDAVVSSSDKNLFTPIGGGIIYSRDKEFLRETSLCYPGRACATPVVNILISFLSLGMNKYLDLMKKQKECKKLLDNLLNELAEKKGEKVLNVKNPISSAITTKKDPVEVAAKLYNLRITGPRGVRKNDKFGTCYLGEYPYDYIVVNSAIGVKEEDIYKVVEKLERVI
- the fwdA gene encoding tungsten-dependent formylmethanofuran dehydrogenase subunit FwdA; this translates as MEYIIKNGIVYDPLNGVNGEKMDICVKDGKIVEKVSENAKVIDASGCVVMPGGVDPHSHIAGPKVNVGRIFRPEDSVKDVYKKEGLKSGTGFSVPSTYKTGYQYCEMGYTTVFEPAMPPLLARHVHEEFYDTPQIDKAAYPLFGNNWFVFQYLIEKDYKALAAYVAWVLRATRGYAIKIVNPGGTEAWGWGLNVTSLDDPVPGFDITPREIVKGLGIVNEMLGLPHSIHVHPNNLGHPGNWETTIETMKLLEDVKAKPRIGERETSYYNTHAQFHSYGGTSWKDFEARGVEIAEYVNKSKHIMIDVGQITLDETTTMTADGPMEYDLHRTNKLKWANCDVELETGSGVVPFIYSPKGPVYALQWAIGLELFLYTDVDKLILSTDHPNAGPFTRYPRIIAWLMSKKYRDEWLNKVHKWAVERARIADVDKEYDLYDIAKVTRANPAKVLGISEFKGHLGVGAEADIAIYKIDPEEKDGKKIERAFRFAKYVLKRGEIVVKDGEIVKEVFGDTIYLDVQVGEDIMKEVEKDLEEKFKRYYSVNLDNYPVSDEYARSWRVIKIDATDIN
- the fwdD gene encoding tungsten-dependent formylmethanofuran dehydrogenase subunit FwdD; its protein translation is MKFKLNTGRTIWQGQGIEAGKNLELYRKAAAIAYMNEEDMKKLNVKEGDKIKVKSEFGEVVVYVKKANERLPEGSIYIPMGPWANLVVHPYTDSTGMPYFKGDYDYYVEVEKTDEEVLSMEELMKKYYIK
- the modA gene encoding molybdate ABC transporter substrate-binding protein is translated as MKKFTILILTVGFLLITLCGCTEKTHDSQNSAKIYEGHSIIVLCGAGLIKPMEELKRNFENKTGAKVNVHYGGSAELFGILKTTGGDVFIPGAYKYTKDAMDIGLILNDTVKNITYHIPVIIVPKGNPKNIKDLNDLTKPGVRIAIGDPKSSAIGKVSVKIFEKNKIWEKVKPNIVVYAPTVNQLLIYVATKQVDAAIIWEDMTTWSQAKGKIEVIEIPKDKNIIKTIPTAVTTKAKDLEVAKAFNNYISSDEAKTIWEKWGFKPCR
- a CDS encoding ABC transporter ATP-binding protein gives rise to the protein MSFIQLENVNIKLGEFHLKDCSLSVEEGDYFTIIGPTGSGKTILLETIAGFYKPDSGRIIMNGIDITELPPEKRNISIVYQDCMLFPNMNVFDNIAYGLRKKIKDKETIKNEVIHIAKILDIEHLLDRYPTTLSGGEIQRTAIARALIVKPKLLLMDEPFSALDVKTKEKLRNLLKKVIDEYNTTVIHVTHDLDDVWSLANKVAVMRYGKILQIGTPEEIFNKPLPNFVADFVGTNVLTAEVIGKEGNLTVLNVNGLTIYSTDKLDLNDKLIKISIRPEKIIILNGHNNPNKKNIFTGKVKQVIKKGYFICLVVDINGININITITPNTHLLDFKEGDEIDILIKPEDVHIIKY
- a CDS encoding MnmC family methyltransferase codes for the protein MLVNSKALSIIRKYIKKYNLENEDYIKGKIINELKEKNLLVETEDGSLTLVSEDINEMMHSRIGALTEAIYKFVKPSNLEKMKEPKILDLCSGLCYNAVAALHFNKRAKIDMVEISEEVLFLSLFLDIPFEEHEIIKDKIREHFLPNYKSEHENIKLYIEDARKFIKKSQSCYDIVFHDAFSPKRDPTLYTYDFLREVYLRLKNGGVLLSYSSSIPFRSALVDNSFIISEEESLDRKRCISLAYKNRWSKRINEVDERVIALSITALPYRDKKLNARKEEIINEREKNKMILKDILTKKGKYISTKKIKKGKIPKELLDIQKENLNSTEIIKKMRKTYYGYYSFQDLIENFSHLY
- a CDS encoding M20 family metallo-hydrolase is translated as MEELAIKIASDLIKINSVNPAFGGNGEKEKAEYVKKIINDFIKIYNIHNYSLKEYNVKDKNGFERPNIVFKINFNREKSLHIISHLDTVPEGDIKLWETPPYEPVIKDGKIYGRGAEDNHKAIVSSLLLIPLIYESGLNPKYNLSLIFVSDEEAGSEYGLKYLLNFENEIFKKDDIIIVPDFSSKNGELIEIGEKGILWVLFSFIGSQCHGSTPEEGLNSNLIAFNFSNLLYNKLYNKYNKRDEIFLPPYSTFEPTIVKNNVTNPNTIPGYTEVAFDCRILPCYKIDDILEDIKKAINEFDFKKYINYFSGEPKIEYKILQRQEPNYTDKQSETIEELKRAIKNVLHVEPKLCGMGGGTVAAFLRYKGYNVAVWGIGEGTAHQPNEHIKIEDLIKMAKVFYEILK